A single region of the Lathamus discolor isolate bLatDis1 chromosome 13, bLatDis1.hap1, whole genome shotgun sequence genome encodes:
- the TSEN54 gene encoding tRNA-splicing endonuclease subunit Sen54 isoform X3: MPSAPPREELWFLVWCLLCLGEHCLKNNSNKNQRGQKRSFTYNCLREGSLQLFYRDLPLSIEEAYEILLSQEAIDLPHYQVFSHLKQLGYVVLRFDPSTVLSPYERQLNLESHCKSSGKHHCKRRRSSSPWSHEKKYKVSEDLPEAEGTSEKAGDNCGDSSCLAMEEKPLSEQPKESNAGSGEGESNSVALDTGQKDSLSPSRSWARDHKESSIGTHAPRWDFTTIVFPNVAPDQPCTHLPSPDDRLLPENVPGREVDAACWCSCINQKQEKLSRKEREQRERESRYKSSVSADQEVRCCSSWQEYKALLEQRSQQRIWKRPRHLWDQAVTPLLRPEEATSPAALLQQISVLQPSHILDGASRLQEDLEGMKIHFNVYQADAVARFKKTSPGKPYVRMCVQSFDEQIPSLRALKQVTYQSGDIPVVFALVDHGEIAFYSLKEFKLPVDVNH; this comes from the exons ATGCCTTCAGCCCCTCCCAGGGAGGAGCTGTGGTTCTTAGTGTggtgtttgctttgtttgggtGAACACTGtcttaaaaacaacagcaacaaaaaccaGCGAGGTCAAAAAAGAAGCTTCACCTACAACTGCCTGAGGGAG ggctctcttcagctcttttacaGGGATCTTCCCTTGTCCATTGAGGAAGCCTACGAGATCCTGCTGTCCCAGGAGGCAATAGACCTGCCACATTACCAG GTGTTCAGCCACTTGAAGCAACTGGGTTATGTTGTACTGAGATTCGACCCCAG CACTGTCCTGTCTCCCTACGAGAGGCAATTGAATTTGGAAAGTCACTGCAAAAGCTCTGGGAAACACCACTGCAAAAGGAGGAGGAGTTCCAGTCCCTG GTCACATGAGAAGAAATACAAGGTATCAGAGGACCTTCCGGAGGCTGAAGGTACCTCTGAAAAAGCTGGAGATAACTGTGGAGACTCCAGCTGCCTTGCCATGGAGGAAAAGCCCTTGTCAGAGCAGCCAAAGGAATCAAATGCTGGCAGTGGAGAGGGGGAGTCAAACTCAGTTGCCCTTGATACAGGACAAAAGGATTCCCTgagcccctccaggagctgggctAGAGACCACAAGGAGAGCAGCATTGGTACCCATGCACCCCGCTGGGATTTTACCACCATCGTCTTCCCAAACGTGGCCCCAGACCAGCCATGCACACATCTGCCCTCACCTGATGACAGGCTCCTGCCAGAGAACGTGCCGGGGAGGGAGGTTGATGCAGCTTGCTGGTGCTCATGCATCAATCAGAAACAGGAGAAGCTGTCGCGGAAGGAAAGGGAGCAGCGAGAGAGGGAGAGCAGGTACAAGAGCAGTGTCAGTGCTGACCAGGAGGTGAGGTGCTGCTCCAGCTGGCAGGAGTACAAAGCCCTTTTGGAGCAGAGGAGCCAGCAGAGGATTTGGAAGAGACCTCGGCATCTCTGGGACCAAGCTGTCACACCGCTTTTGCGGCCAGAGGAAGCTACCTCACCAG CTGCGCTCCTCCAGCAGATCAGTGTGCTGCAGCCCTCCCACATCCTGGATGGAGCCTCCCG gctgcaggaggacctggaGGGCATGAAAATCCACTTCAATGTGTATCAAGCAGATGCTGTGGCCAGGTTTAAGAAGACGAGCCCCGGGAAGCCGTATGTCAGGATGTGTGTTCAGAG cttTGATGAGCAGATCCCATCCCTCCGGGCTTTGAAGCAGGTTACGTATCAGAGTGGGGACATCCCAGTGGTCTTTGCACTGGTGGATCACGGAGAAATTGCCTTCTATTCACTAAAGGAATTCAAGCTGCCCGTTGATGTTAATCACTGA
- the TSEN54 gene encoding tRNA-splicing endonuclease subunit Sen54 isoform X1, with amino-acid sequence MEAGCSRPLSAAQPLAAGGRKASKRAQGPKDFVPDGSAEQAEKLRLCQEEQWRLLSEERGVRRGNLVKAEWKPGQGIVELQSPAGKFWRTMGFTQHGKQCLLPEEALYLLECGSLQLFYRDLPLSIEEAYEILLSQEAIDLPHYQVFSHLKQLGYVVLRFDPSTVLSPYERQLNLESHCKSSGKHHCKRRRSSSPWSHEKKYKVSEDLPEAEGTSEKAGDNCGDSSCLAMEEKPLSEQPKESNAGSGEGESNSVALDTGQKDSLSPSRSWARDHKESSIGTHAPRWDFTTIVFPNVAPDQPCTHLPSPDDRLLPENVPGREVDAACWCSCINQKQEKLSRKEREQRERESRYKSSVSADQEVRCCSSWQEYKALLEQRSQQRIWKRPRHLWDQAVTPLLRPEEATSPAALLQQISVLQPSHILDGASRLQEDLEGMKIHFNVYQADAVARFKKTSPGKPYVRMCVQSFDEQIPSLRALKQVTYQSGDIPVVFALVDHGEIAFYSLKEFKLPVDVNH; translated from the exons ATGGAGGCCGGGTGCTCGCGCCCTCTGAG CGCGGCGCAGCCACTGGCGGCCGGCGGCCGGAAGGCCTCGAAGCGCGCTCAGGGCCCGAAGGACTTCGTCCCCGACGGCTCGGCCGAGCAGGCGGAGAAGCTGCGCCtgtgccaggaggagcagtgGCGGCTGCTCTCCGAGGAGCGGGGGGTGCGGCG GGGGAATCTGGTCAAAGCGGAGTGGAAGCCAGGACAGGGCATCGTGGAGCTGCAGTCCCCTGCG GGGAAGTTTTGGCGCACCATGGGGTTCACACAGCATGGCAAGCAGTGCCTTCTGCCCGAGGAAGCTCTATATCTGCTGGAGTGT ggctctcttcagctcttttacaGGGATCTTCCCTTGTCCATTGAGGAAGCCTACGAGATCCTGCTGTCCCAGGAGGCAATAGACCTGCCACATTACCAG GTGTTCAGCCACTTGAAGCAACTGGGTTATGTTGTACTGAGATTCGACCCCAG CACTGTCCTGTCTCCCTACGAGAGGCAATTGAATTTGGAAAGTCACTGCAAAAGCTCTGGGAAACACCACTGCAAAAGGAGGAGGAGTTCCAGTCCCTG GTCACATGAGAAGAAATACAAGGTATCAGAGGACCTTCCGGAGGCTGAAGGTACCTCTGAAAAAGCTGGAGATAACTGTGGAGACTCCAGCTGCCTTGCCATGGAGGAAAAGCCCTTGTCAGAGCAGCCAAAGGAATCAAATGCTGGCAGTGGAGAGGGGGAGTCAAACTCAGTTGCCCTTGATACAGGACAAAAGGATTCCCTgagcccctccaggagctgggctAGAGACCACAAGGAGAGCAGCATTGGTACCCATGCACCCCGCTGGGATTTTACCACCATCGTCTTCCCAAACGTGGCCCCAGACCAGCCATGCACACATCTGCCCTCACCTGATGACAGGCTCCTGCCAGAGAACGTGCCGGGGAGGGAGGTTGATGCAGCTTGCTGGTGCTCATGCATCAATCAGAAACAGGAGAAGCTGTCGCGGAAGGAAAGGGAGCAGCGAGAGAGGGAGAGCAGGTACAAGAGCAGTGTCAGTGCTGACCAGGAGGTGAGGTGCTGCTCCAGCTGGCAGGAGTACAAAGCCCTTTTGGAGCAGAGGAGCCAGCAGAGGATTTGGAAGAGACCTCGGCATCTCTGGGACCAAGCTGTCACACCGCTTTTGCGGCCAGAGGAAGCTACCTCACCAG CTGCGCTCCTCCAGCAGATCAGTGTGCTGCAGCCCTCCCACATCCTGGATGGAGCCTCCCG gctgcaggaggacctggaGGGCATGAAAATCCACTTCAATGTGTATCAAGCAGATGCTGTGGCCAGGTTTAAGAAGACGAGCCCCGGGAAGCCGTATGTCAGGATGTGTGTTCAGAG cttTGATGAGCAGATCCCATCCCTCCGGGCTTTGAAGCAGGTTACGTATCAGAGTGGGGACATCCCAGTGGTCTTTGCACTGGTGGATCACGGAGAAATTGCCTTCTATTCACTAAAGGAATTCAAGCTGCCCGTTGATGTTAATCACTGA
- the TSEN54 gene encoding tRNA-splicing endonuclease subunit Sen54 isoform X2, which yields MEAGCSRPLRGNLVKAEWKPGQGIVELQSPAGKFWRTMGFTQHGKQCLLPEEALYLLECGSLQLFYRDLPLSIEEAYEILLSQEAIDLPHYQVFSHLKQLGYVVLRFDPSTVLSPYERQLNLESHCKSSGKHHCKRRRSSSPWSHEKKYKVSEDLPEAEGTSEKAGDNCGDSSCLAMEEKPLSEQPKESNAGSGEGESNSVALDTGQKDSLSPSRSWARDHKESSIGTHAPRWDFTTIVFPNVAPDQPCTHLPSPDDRLLPENVPGREVDAACWCSCINQKQEKLSRKEREQRERESRYKSSVSADQEVRCCSSWQEYKALLEQRSQQRIWKRPRHLWDQAVTPLLRPEEATSPAALLQQISVLQPSHILDGASRLQEDLEGMKIHFNVYQADAVARFKKTSPGKPYVRMCVQSFDEQIPSLRALKQVTYQSGDIPVVFALVDHGEIAFYSLKEFKLPVDVNH from the exons ATGGAGGCCGGGTGCTCGCGCCCTCTGAG GGGGAATCTGGTCAAAGCGGAGTGGAAGCCAGGACAGGGCATCGTGGAGCTGCAGTCCCCTGCG GGGAAGTTTTGGCGCACCATGGGGTTCACACAGCATGGCAAGCAGTGCCTTCTGCCCGAGGAAGCTCTATATCTGCTGGAGTGT ggctctcttcagctcttttacaGGGATCTTCCCTTGTCCATTGAGGAAGCCTACGAGATCCTGCTGTCCCAGGAGGCAATAGACCTGCCACATTACCAG GTGTTCAGCCACTTGAAGCAACTGGGTTATGTTGTACTGAGATTCGACCCCAG CACTGTCCTGTCTCCCTACGAGAGGCAATTGAATTTGGAAAGTCACTGCAAAAGCTCTGGGAAACACCACTGCAAAAGGAGGAGGAGTTCCAGTCCCTG GTCACATGAGAAGAAATACAAGGTATCAGAGGACCTTCCGGAGGCTGAAGGTACCTCTGAAAAAGCTGGAGATAACTGTGGAGACTCCAGCTGCCTTGCCATGGAGGAAAAGCCCTTGTCAGAGCAGCCAAAGGAATCAAATGCTGGCAGTGGAGAGGGGGAGTCAAACTCAGTTGCCCTTGATACAGGACAAAAGGATTCCCTgagcccctccaggagctgggctAGAGACCACAAGGAGAGCAGCATTGGTACCCATGCACCCCGCTGGGATTTTACCACCATCGTCTTCCCAAACGTGGCCCCAGACCAGCCATGCACACATCTGCCCTCACCTGATGACAGGCTCCTGCCAGAGAACGTGCCGGGGAGGGAGGTTGATGCAGCTTGCTGGTGCTCATGCATCAATCAGAAACAGGAGAAGCTGTCGCGGAAGGAAAGGGAGCAGCGAGAGAGGGAGAGCAGGTACAAGAGCAGTGTCAGTGCTGACCAGGAGGTGAGGTGCTGCTCCAGCTGGCAGGAGTACAAAGCCCTTTTGGAGCAGAGGAGCCAGCAGAGGATTTGGAAGAGACCTCGGCATCTCTGGGACCAAGCTGTCACACCGCTTTTGCGGCCAGAGGAAGCTACCTCACCAG CTGCGCTCCTCCAGCAGATCAGTGTGCTGCAGCCCTCCCACATCCTGGATGGAGCCTCCCG gctgcaggaggacctggaGGGCATGAAAATCCACTTCAATGTGTATCAAGCAGATGCTGTGGCCAGGTTTAAGAAGACGAGCCCCGGGAAGCCGTATGTCAGGATGTGTGTTCAGAG cttTGATGAGCAGATCCCATCCCTCCGGGCTTTGAAGCAGGTTACGTATCAGAGTGGGGACATCCCAGTGGTCTTTGCACTGGTGGATCACGGAGAAATTGCCTTCTATTCACTAAAGGAATTCAAGCTGCCCGTTGATGTTAATCACTGA